The following proteins come from a genomic window of Emys orbicularis isolate rEmyOrb1 chromosome 9, rEmyOrb1.hap1, whole genome shotgun sequence:
- the GPR174 gene encoding probable G-protein coupled receptor 174, with translation MKINMTTDSSTCYNNTDVKHYYTITYTLILVPGLIGNVLALWVFYGYMKETKRAVIFMINLAIADLAQVLSLPLRIFYYLSGTWHFGEGLCIFCFYLKYVNMYASIYFLVCISVRRFLFLMYPFKFSDCKRIYDVYISIAGWIVVCIGCLPFPLLRFNSSKMNTNTCFADLPIKDINLSNSIVMMTLGELIGFVTPLLIILYCSWKTILSLKEKNSISHDFGEKKKALKMILTCAVVFLICFAPYHISFPLDFLVKSRRIQNQCARNVISIFHAVALCLASLNSCVDPVIYYFTTDEFRRRLSRQDLQDSIQLHNRSYAKKHSRTV, from the coding sequence atgaaaataaacatgacGACAGACAGCTCAACCTGTTACAACAATACTGATGTTAAGCATTACTATACAATAACATACACTTTGATTCTGGTCCCTGGATTAATAGGGAATGTTTTAGCTCTGTGGGTCTTTTATGGCTACATGAAAGAAACTAAAAGGGCTGTGATATTTATGATCAATCTAGCCATTGCTGACTTAGCACAAGTTTTATCCCTTCCTCTAAGGATTTTCTACTACTTGTCTGGAACATGGCACTTTGGAGAAGGTCTCTGTATATTTTGTTTCTACCTTAAGTATGTAAATATGTATGCAAGCATCTACTTCTTGGTTTGCATCAGTGTAAGACGATTTTTGTTTCTTATGTACCCCTTCAAGTTCAGTGACTGCAAACGTATATATGATGTGTACATCAGTATCGCTGGGTGGATTGTAGTCTGCATTGGCTGTTTGCCTTTTCCTCTTCTAAGATTTAACTCTAGTAAGATGAATACCAATACATGCTTTGCAGATCTTCCCATAAAGGACATTAACCTTTCCAACTCCATTGTGATGATGACCTTAGGTGAGCTGATTGGGTTTGTAACTCCTCTGCTGATAATTCTGTATTGCTCATGGAAGACTATCCTatcattaaaagaaaagaattcCATTTCCCATGactttggagagaaaaaaaaggcTTTAAAGATGATCCTCACCTGTGCTGTGGTATTTCTGATTTGCTTTGCACCTTATCATATCAGTTTTCCTTTAGATTTCCTTGTTAAATCAAGACGGATACAAAACCAATGTGCCCGAAATGTGATTTCAATATTTCATGCAGTGGCTTTGTGTCTTGCCAGTTTGAATTCCTGTGTAGACCCAGTCATATACTACTTCACTACAGATGAGTTCAGAAGACGACTTTCAAGACAAGATTTGCAAGACAGTATTCAGTTACACAACAGAAGTTATGCGAAAAAACATTCCAGAACTGTGTAA